AGTAAGACTTAATATTAATAGAGCGCAGTACATCGACTTGGTTAGCCTGATGGTCCAGAACCACCGTTTTGACATCATTAGATACCAATAAGCGGTTAACGATCTGACCGAATCGACCGATACCCGCAATGATTACTGTACCTTTCTCTTCGATGGTATCTTCTTCACGGTCATTCGATTTTTGTTCGTAACGAGGCAGAATCACTTTATCAAAGAGAATAAACAGGCCTGGCGTTAAGAACATCGAAAGAGCAACCACTAGTGAGAGCGTTTGAACAATGTCAGCCGGTAATACGTGGTTTTGCGCCGAGAAGCTTAATAGTACGAATCCAAACTCACCGGCTTGCGCCAAGCTCAGCGTAAATAGCCAACGATCGCTGTTCTTGATTTTGAAAATCAATGCCAAGGTAAAAAGCACTGCTGCTTTTAGTAACATGACACCCAGAGTTAGCCCGATGATTAGGATGAAATCATTGAATAGAACATCGAAGTTGATTCCCGCACCTACCGTAATAAAAAACAGGCCAAGCAGCAGTCCTTTGAACGGGTCGATGTTCGATTCCAGTTCGTGTCTGAATTCACTGTTCGCCAGTACCACACCCGCAAGGAAAGTACCTAGTGCAGGCGATAAGCCGACAAGGCTCATCAGCGCAGCAATACCAATGACCAGCATCAGTGCGGTTGCTGTGAAGATTTCACGTAAACCAGAGCTTGCGACAAAGCGGAAAAGTGGGCGGCTTAAGAAGTGCCCGCCAACAACCACAATCGCGATAGATGCTGTAATCACAAGTCCATAAGCCCAACCAGGTAGACCGGCAACAAGACTTAACTCTTCATGGTGGTCAGAAGCTGAAGTGACCGCGCTTTGTGCAGCTTCGATTAATTCTGGTAACGCCAACAGAGGAATGAATGCCAGCATCGGGATAACGGCAATATCTTGGAATAAAAGAACCGAGAAGGCATTCTTACCGCCTTCAGTCTTAGATAAGCCTTTCTCGTTGAATGTTTGCAGTACAATCGCTGTCGATGACAACGCAAAGATTAAGCCGATAGTGAGAGCGATAGTCCAAGGTTGGCCAAAGGCTAGAGCAATGCCCATTACAATCGCTGCTGTGCCTCCTACTTGTAAGCCACCAAGCCCCATCAAGCGGTTTCTCATTGCCCATAGCATCTTAGGTTCGAGCTCAAGACCAACCAAGAACAGCATCATTACCACGCCGAATTCGGCAAAGTGTTGAATGGTGGTGGTTTCTTCACCCACAAGGCCGATGATTGGTCCGATAACCACACCTGCGATTAAATATCCCAGTACTGAGCCTAAGCCAAGACGCTTAGCTATCGGCACCGCGATCACGGCGGCGACTAAGTAGATAAAGGCTTGTAAAAAATATCCAGTCATTCTTTAGTCCTTGTTGATGATTTCGTCGAGGTAATGGTTTAACTTCGCGGCTTTCTTTGCTTTTTTGTAGTCAATATTGCCCGCGACTAGCGACTCCAACAAAAATTTATAGCGCTCAACATGCCCGGTGATGCGGTTCTCTTCCAAGGCGGTTCGCGAGCCAAATAGCGCATAAGGTGCTAAATATTCCATACCACACAAAGCAGCGGTTTGTTCAAGAGGGTGGAGTAGCTCACGAATGGTAAAATGGTTGTAGCCGTCAGTTTGGTAGGCATCCTCTTTACCCCCCGCAGTAATGCTGCAAAGGAATTTCTTACCTTCTAACTCGTTGCCATCCGTACCGTAGGCAAAACCATACTCAAGAACAAGGTCTTGCCACTCTTTTAGAATTGCCGGAGTTGAATACCAATAAAGCGGGAATTGGAAAATGATGATGTCATGGTCCAACAGGCGTTTCTGTTCACGATCGATGTTAATTTTGAACGTTGGATATTCAGCGTAAAGATCAACACATGTCACGCCATCAATACGCTTGGCTTGTTCGAATAAGGGTTTGTTTGCTTCAGAGCGATGCTGAGAAGGGTGGGCGAATAGCACCAAGACTCGATTTTTCGACATAAAGCCCTCTTTGTCCGTTAACGAATAATGCTTATTGGAATTATAGATATACAATAATAGAAGAATGATTGAAGAACAACGAACGAGCCCATACTTATCTATTTAGATACATAGGTTTATCGAGTGCTTAATTATATAAAACACGCTCTGATTTAGGTGTTTTTCTTACCTTCACCCTACGACTAAGTAAAACTAATTATTCGTGAATAATAAAAGCGAATAAGCGTATTTTATGTCAACGTTGGTAGCGAACGTAAATAATTCAATCTCTCTACATAGAACAACAATGAATAAAGGAAAAAGTATGAGCATGGACTTGCGTCAACAGTGTAATTTGTTTCTTTCAGGTCACTTAGAACCCACTCCGGCACAAACATTTGCTCAGATGGCTGAATGGTGTGAAGAGCACAACATACATCACGATACCTACGGAGATGGCGAGTTTATCGAAGGCTTTGAAGCCAAAGTTGCAGAGTTGCTTGGCTATGAAGCGGCTGTGTTTGTGATCACTGGTACCATGAATCAACCAACAGCGTTAGAGATCGCCTGCCAGGAGAAAAGAAACCCATTGGTTGCGATGCACGAATCGAGTCATATTTTGCGTCATGAGCGCCAAGGGTATCAGCTCCAGAACCGCTTTAATGTGTTGCCAGTGGGCAATGTGTTTCGCACTTGGAATGTCGACGATTTGAAAGCGTGGCCAGATGAAATTGCAGCAGCGCTTTACGAGTTACCGATGCGAGAAATTGGTGGTCAGCTACCAGAATGGGAAGAACTCGAAGCGATTAAGCAGTAT
The window above is part of the Vibrio chagasii genome. Proteins encoded here:
- a CDS encoding NAD(P)H-dependent oxidoreductase, translated to MSKNRVLVLFAHPSQHRSEANKPLFEQAKRIDGVTCVDLYAEYPTFKINIDREQKRLLDHDIIIFQFPLYWYSTPAILKEWQDLVLEYGFAYGTDGNELEGKKFLCSITAGGKEDAYQTDGYNHFTIRELLHPLEQTAALCGMEYLAPYALFGSRTALEENRITGHVERYKFLLESLVAGNIDYKKAKKAAKLNHYLDEIINKD
- a CDS encoding monovalent cation:proton antiporter-2 (CPA2) family protein, which codes for MTGYFLQAFIYLVAAVIAVPIAKRLGLGSVLGYLIAGVVIGPIIGLVGEETTTIQHFAEFGVVMMLFLVGLELEPKMLWAMRNRLMGLGGLQVGGTAAIVMGIALAFGQPWTIALTIGLIFALSSTAIVLQTFNEKGLSKTEGGKNAFSVLLFQDIAVIPMLAFIPLLALPELIEAAQSAVTSASDHHEELSLVAGLPGWAYGLVITASIAIVVVGGHFLSRPLFRFVASSGLREIFTATALMLVIGIAALMSLVGLSPALGTFLAGVVLANSEFRHELESNIDPFKGLLLGLFFITVGAGINFDVLFNDFILIIGLTLGVMLLKAAVLFTLALIFKIKNSDRWLFTLSLAQAGEFGFVLLSFSAQNHVLPADIVQTLSLVVALSMFLTPGLFILFDKVILPRYEQKSNDREEDTIEEKGTVIIAGIGRFGQIVNRLLVSNDVKTVVLDHQANQVDVLRSINIKSYFGDATRHDLLHTAGIEEAAMLVVAIDNQDSSVELVKYVKHTYPKVKILARAFDRGHSYRLREAGADFVESETYHSALEMGAQALRSLGHHPFFVEQQKSTYQRVESRKSEKLFKAWSEAEDNPRYDNNYRQIFIHLEEAMKEDMKKDRSDKHSRSERGWTPPPKGYADGFEEEES